The following proteins are encoded in a genomic region of Vibrio tasmaniensis:
- a CDS encoding glycosyltransferase, producing the protein MRDLIVFGEDFGGLPSSTQHLVRHLAKQHKVLWVNSIGLRQPKLSAKDMTRAFNKLFGKTKAVTQNMLDSEGHDNITIVNLKTIPAPASKLSRKLAQKMMLRQLKPVISELKLHNPILWTSLPTAVDLCGHLGESAVVYYCGDDFSALAGVDHNTVAQHELELIEKSDLIFAASENLMGKFPSEKAQLLPHGVDVGLFSTPVPRAQDLPSNHRPIAGFYGSLSQWLDYEMIDHVAKAMPEWDFVFIGPNELDTLMLPKLDNVHYLGPRPHHTLPSYSQHWDVSLLPFVDNEQIRACSPLKLMEYLAAGTPIVTTPFPAMVPYKNHVTSVDNGQQMVEALEQSRHLENSPVSIVSKDSWQNRGNFVHWMLELL; encoded by the coding sequence ATGCGTGATTTAATCGTATTTGGTGAAGACTTTGGCGGCCTACCGTCATCAACTCAACATTTAGTTCGTCACCTTGCTAAGCAACACAAAGTATTATGGGTCAACTCTATTGGCCTAAGACAACCGAAGCTGTCCGCTAAAGATATGACACGAGCGTTCAATAAGTTGTTTGGTAAAACCAAAGCCGTGACTCAAAACATGCTCGACTCAGAGGGACACGACAACATTACCATTGTTAACTTAAAGACCATTCCTGCGCCAGCTTCAAAGTTATCGAGAAAGCTGGCTCAGAAAATGATGTTGCGTCAATTGAAGCCGGTTATTTCAGAATTGAAACTTCATAATCCTATCTTATGGACTTCCCTTCCGACCGCTGTTGATTTGTGCGGACACTTAGGCGAGTCAGCGGTTGTTTATTACTGCGGAGATGACTTTAGCGCACTTGCGGGCGTAGACCACAATACAGTCGCACAGCACGAATTAGAACTCATTGAAAAATCTGATCTGATATTTGCTGCAAGTGAAAATCTGATGGGCAAGTTCCCTAGTGAAAAAGCTCAACTCTTACCACATGGTGTCGATGTCGGTCTATTTTCTACACCAGTTCCAAGAGCACAAGATTTACCAAGCAACCATCGTCCGATTGCAGGCTTTTACGGCAGCCTTTCTCAGTGGCTTGATTATGAAATGATTGATCATGTTGCGAAGGCAATGCCGGAATGGGATTTTGTTTTCATTGGTCCGAATGAGCTCGATACGCTCATGCTACCTAAGTTGGATAACGTACATTACCTTGGGCCTCGTCCACATCACACGTTGCCAAGCTATTCACAACACTGGGATGTGAGCCTATTACCTTTCGTGGATAACGAACAGATCCGAGCATGCAGTCCATTAAAGTTGATGGAATACCTAGCCGCGGGAACTCCTATCGTGACCACCCCTTTTCCTGCAATGGTTCCTTATAAGAATCACGTTACGTCCGTTGATAATGGACAACAGATGGTCGAAGCTCTCGAGCAAAGCCGTCACCTTGAAAACTCGCCAGTATCTATTGTCTCCAAAGACAGTTGGCAGAACCGCGGTAACTTCGTACATTGGATGTTGGAGCTATTATGA
- a CDS encoding glycosyltransferase family 2 protein, translated as MIDWLLAGLCLFCGALIVYHHAAYPLLLRWYAKSHPARQIEESHRCYKDEQQDCILPSITVLVPAFNEEQWIADKIRNLASLDYPKKKLQVIIACDGCTDDTVEIAQMTIQEAMCSDVYFEIHDHQLNRGKVAVINEEVTSINSDITALSDVSALISLDSLLIAAAHFESDKVGVVNATYQLCPTGNEGENTYWQYQTAVKESEASLGSSLGSHGAFYLFRTHLFELLPLNTINDDFILPMQIVKQGYIAEYETQMVALELEESNLETDFKRRLRISAGNMQQAIRLFGLFSPKFRGIAFAFFSGKGLRLLTPYLMIVCLVCSILLSNYLVFEALLWAQITVYTTGVLGCILPKRLVNKPISLISYLIVGHYANFIGGIRYLIGLENSPWTRANH; from the coding sequence ATGATCGACTGGTTACTTGCAGGACTTTGCTTATTCTGTGGTGCGCTGATTGTCTATCACCACGCCGCCTACCCACTGTTACTGCGTTGGTACGCGAAAAGCCATCCAGCGCGTCAAATTGAAGAGAGCCATCGTTGTTACAAAGATGAACAACAAGATTGCATACTACCGAGCATCACCGTGCTTGTTCCTGCTTTTAACGAAGAACAGTGGATCGCAGATAAAATTCGTAACCTTGCTTCACTCGATTACCCAAAAAAGAAACTGCAAGTCATTATCGCTTGTGATGGTTGTACTGATGACACGGTCGAAATTGCTCAAATGACAATCCAAGAAGCGATGTGCAGTGATGTTTATTTTGAGATACATGACCATCAATTAAACCGAGGTAAAGTCGCGGTTATCAACGAAGAAGTGACGAGCATAAACAGTGACATCACGGCGCTAAGTGATGTGTCAGCCCTTATTTCATTGGATTCACTGCTTATTGCAGCAGCTCATTTTGAAAGTGACAAGGTTGGTGTGGTAAACGCTACGTACCAACTTTGCCCAACCGGTAACGAAGGTGAAAACACCTATTGGCAGTATCAAACCGCGGTTAAAGAGTCAGAGGCTTCATTAGGTTCGAGCTTAGGTTCTCATGGCGCTTTCTACTTGTTTAGAACACACCTGTTCGAACTACTGCCACTCAACACTATTAATGATGATTTCATTCTACCGATGCAAATCGTCAAACAAGGTTACATCGCAGAATACGAGACCCAAATGGTGGCTTTAGAGCTAGAAGAATCAAATTTGGAAACCGACTTTAAAAGAAGACTTCGTATTTCAGCAGGTAACATGCAACAAGCGATTCGATTGTTTGGCTTGTTCAGCCCGAAGTTCAGAGGTATCGCATTTGCGTTCTTCTCAGGAAAAGGGCTTCGCCTACTCACTCCATATTTAATGATTGTGTGCTTAGTGTGCTCAATCTTACTTAGCAACTACTTGGTATTTGAAGCACTGTTATGGGCTCAAATTACCGTTTATACCACGGGCGTACTTGGCTGTATCTTGCCAAAGCGTTTAGTAAACAAACCTATTTCATTAATCTCTTATTTGATAGTTGGACACTATGCCAATTTCATTGGTGGCATTCGTTACCTAATCGGACTAGAAAACTCACCTTGGACACGAGCAAATCATTAA
- a CDS encoding glycosyltransferase yields the protein MNTHLTKHGKKIIHVVQHLAPGGLETLTLDLLRLAKPTDQVLIVSLEGTKQDSISNWPKLEQYQNQIVFLDKAPGVQFNIIIKLIKAFNGIRPDVVHTHHIGPLLYAGYAARVSGVPTRIHTEHDAWHLKNNKRRRLQALALKAAQPTLVADATRVYNQLRCAFSYKNIITIKNGVDCEKFKPMSKADARATLDLPTDKHIVGCAGRLEHVKGQDQLIKALALLPANTVVTLAGDGSKRNQLEQLTNRLNLSDRVIFLGLVDDMTTFYGALDTFCLPSRHEGLPLSTLEAQACNIPTVAMNVGAVDETLCPVSGTLVKSGSIAGLASALLEKQNERFLSPRRYVLDNFDIVKMVASYNDISEGVCA from the coding sequence ATGAATACGCATTTAACGAAGCATGGTAAAAAGATCATACACGTTGTTCAGCACCTCGCTCCCGGCGGATTAGAAACCCTAACGTTAGATTTGCTGCGCCTTGCTAAACCAACAGACCAAGTGTTGATTGTCAGTCTAGAAGGAACAAAACAAGACTCGATCAGCAACTGGCCTAAGTTAGAGCAGTACCAAAATCAAATCGTCTTCTTGGATAAAGCACCAGGCGTACAATTCAATATCATAATCAAATTGATTAAAGCATTTAACGGCATTCGACCCGATGTGGTTCATACCCACCATATTGGCCCCCTACTTTATGCTGGCTATGCGGCTCGCGTGTCCGGTGTTCCTACTCGCATTCATACCGAGCATGATGCTTGGCATTTGAAAAATAACAAACGTCGTCGCTTACAAGCATTAGCTCTTAAAGCCGCTCAGCCAACTTTGGTGGCCGATGCAACCCGTGTTTACAACCAACTTCGCTGTGCGTTTTCATACAAAAACATCATCACGATTAAAAACGGTGTGGATTGCGAGAAGTTCAAACCGATGTCAAAAGCAGACGCGAGAGCAACACTCGATCTACCAACCGATAAACACATCGTAGGTTGTGCGGGGCGTTTAGAGCACGTGAAAGGCCAAGACCAGCTGATTAAGGCGCTTGCTCTACTTCCAGCTAACACCGTCGTCACACTAGCTGGTGATGGTTCAAAACGCAATCAACTGGAACAACTCACTAACCGCTTGAATCTCAGCGATCGTGTAATCTTTCTTGGCTTAGTGGATGACATGACCACCTTTTATGGCGCATTGGATACCTTCTGCCTACCTTCTCGTCATGAGGGGCTTCCACTTTCTACACTCGAAGCCCAAGCATGTAACATTCCAACTGTCGCGATGAACGTCGGTGCGGTTGATGAGACCTTATGTCCAGTTAGCGGCACCCTCGTCAAAAGTGGCAGCATTGCGGGATTAGCCAGTGCGCTATTAGAAAAACAGAATGAACGCTTTTTGTCACCTCGTCGTTACGTTCTCGACAACTTCGACATTGTGAAAATGGTTGCCTCATATAACGATATCTCAGAAGGAGTTTGCGCATGA
- a CDS encoding sugar transferase, giving the protein MMNIEQLSTQNLYQYKISRAKRTFDFVSSLIVLVLLAPIFPLIAMAIALTSRGPIFYRQLRVGKSTPEKMAIFEIMKFRSMYEDAETRSGAVWATANDPRITPVGRFLRKTRLDELPQLFNVLKGEMSLIGPRPERPTFYTKLENEIPYFADRTYGVMPGITGLAQVNQGYDTCIDDVRRKVGFDHSYALSLCSVKSWIAADLAIISKTIIVMVDGRGR; this is encoded by the coding sequence ATGATGAACATTGAACAGCTATCTACCCAAAACCTATACCAATACAAGATTTCACGTGCCAAACGTACTTTCGATTTCGTTAGCTCATTGATTGTCTTGGTTTTGTTAGCGCCAATATTTCCGTTGATTGCGATGGCGATTGCACTTACATCTCGAGGCCCTATTTTCTACCGCCAATTGCGTGTCGGTAAATCTACGCCGGAGAAAATGGCAATCTTTGAGATCATGAAGTTCCGTAGCATGTACGAAGATGCAGAAACGCGTTCTGGCGCAGTTTGGGCTACAGCGAATGATCCACGAATCACACCCGTTGGCCGCTTTTTGAGAAAGACACGTCTTGATGAGCTCCCACAGCTGTTCAATGTATTGAAAGGTGAAATGTCTCTAATTGGCCCACGCCCTGAACGCCCTACTTTTTACACCAAATTAGAGAACGAAATCCCTTACTTTGCTGACCGTACCTACGGCGTAATGCCTGGTATTACGGGGCTTGCACAAGTGAATCAAGGCTATGATACCTGTATTGATGATGTACGTCGTAAAGTCGGCTTCGACCACAGTTACGCATTAAGTCTATGTTCTGTTAAGTCTTGGATTGCTGCTGATCTTGCCATCATTTCTAAAACAATCATCGTAATGGTCGATGGCCGAGGTCGCTAA
- a CDS encoding efflux RND transporter periplasmic adaptor subunit — protein MKPISQHSSIFQRSSIFQQTPIFKYTVIALSLTALFGCNTSEATAPQKQTRPIQVIQLEPLSHQIEKSFTGKLQSSETAGVAFRVPGTIKNMMVSVGDSVKKGQPLAQLDPHDYQVALEELQARALEAKSAHKLATSELVRVKQAIADNAIADVNLDRAISGYERSEAAVKVVEQNIRRAQDSIRYTQLLAPFDGVVAASNFDQYEQVLPGISVFTIHNPNQLEVKIQVPENLIHQFKPNQTSVIRWYGSETKLTGYAAEIATSPHPIKQTYSVTFHVDTIDKSVLPGKAVTLTTELGEVSNNHCLPYSALVNQTGIEQVFTVKNEQAHGVTVDVVSMSQNTVCVESTLNDGDFVVVSGAQYVMEGQHFSDIQVKSL, from the coding sequence ATGAAGCCTATATCTCAACATTCATCTATTTTTCAGCGTTCGTCGATATTTCAACAGACGCCTATTTTCAAATATACAGTCATTGCACTAAGCCTAACCGCCCTGTTTGGTTGTAATACCTCAGAGGCGACAGCGCCTCAAAAACAAACGCGACCGATTCAAGTGATCCAACTTGAGCCTCTTTCTCATCAGATTGAAAAATCCTTCACGGGTAAATTGCAATCATCAGAAACGGCTGGCGTCGCGTTTCGTGTGCCTGGCACCATTAAAAATATGATGGTTTCGGTTGGTGATTCCGTCAAGAAAGGTCAACCTCTCGCGCAGTTAGACCCTCATGATTATCAAGTCGCACTAGAAGAGTTACAAGCACGAGCTCTTGAAGCGAAATCTGCACACAAATTAGCGACATCCGAGCTTGTCCGAGTAAAACAAGCCATTGCCGACAACGCGATTGCCGACGTAAATCTAGACCGTGCAATCAGCGGTTACGAGAGAAGTGAAGCGGCAGTTAAAGTCGTAGAACAGAATATACGCCGTGCGCAAGATTCGATTCGTTATACCCAATTGCTCGCCCCTTTCGATGGTGTGGTTGCTGCATCAAATTTCGACCAGTACGAACAAGTACTGCCGGGCATCTCGGTGTTCACGATTCACAATCCCAATCAGCTTGAAGTTAAAATCCAAGTACCAGAAAACTTGATCCATCAATTCAAACCGAATCAAACGTCAGTTATTAGATGGTATGGTTCAGAGACTAAATTGACGGGTTACGCGGCCGAAATTGCCACGTCACCTCACCCTATCAAACAAACCTACTCAGTTACCTTCCATGTAGACACAATCGATAAATCGGTATTACCGGGTAAAGCGGTCACACTGACGACTGAACTTGGCGAAGTCAGTAACAATCATTGCTTGCCATATTCCGCGCTGGTGAATCAAACAGGTATTGAGCAAGTGTTCACGGTTAAGAACGAACAAGCTCATGGCGTGACTGTTGACGTGGTTTCGATGTCCCAAAATACCGTATGTGTTGAATCAACACTCAACGATGGCGATTTCGTCGTGGTGAGTGGTGCTCAGTACGTCATGGAAGGCCAACACTTCTCCGATATTCAAGTTAAGAGTCTGTAG
- a CDS encoding efflux RND transporter permease subunit, whose amino-acid sequence MNLADFAIKQRTFILFFTALSVIAGLFSYFDLGKLEDPSFTIKTAVVVTLYPGASAEEVEQQVTDTVETKLQEMASLNRLRSLSRPGMSMVFVDLKESLNSKQLPQEWDLLRRKVSDVKLLLPSTAQISVVQDEFSEVYGMLFSIHSDAASPVELRRFAEELQRRIKTVDGIKKVELHGVQPRVVHIDIPDERLAQYGLSMAQVWSQLNTQNTTFDAGKFAAGSERIRVQQSSEFSSLDDIKNLMIKGGVSELGTSLIRLGDIADVTMGYQEPMVTENRYNGVPAVTLAMSPVTGVNVVSLGDEINQIVSDFQATLPLGVDIATVANQPEEVQKSIDNFVSNLLESVAIVFIVLSIFMGLKSATIVGSSLLLTILLTLIYMNMTSIDLHRVSLGTFILALGMLVDNAIVITDMMIVKINKGIDRTKAAIDSVKETATPLFGATVIAIMGASPVIFSKTDAAEFASSVFLIIASSLLLSWLVAMTFTALMCWFFIKPTKQADDTKVSLYRKSVNWTVDNPLKALTGLIPLILVTALAIPNIAVNFIPQADRPILFLDYWLPNGAKVEQTSEDIKRIEQWLLEQPEVDSISTYVGAGAPRFSVTIEPEPFDPAYGQILINATDFPSLSPLIARGDKWLMEEFPNADPRFISLKLATADKFSVEARFSGPDVEVLHGLAEQAKAIFAQHPDTKYVRDDWRQKSKVLEPVINQDKMRLAGINRADIAFAMKRVSEGMPLGRMNLNDELVTIQLRGTESSIQSLETLPVRSLLGIHSVPLGQVIDGFELTSEETMIWRRDRVKTITAQAGVGRYTTPAAVRNSVKEQIESIYLPHGYHLEWGGEYYDEHKAVSDILKQLPKAMLLMVIILVAMFNGFKQPVIIFTTLPLAATGATFSLLLLDKPFGFMALIGAVTLTGMIIKNGIVLMDQIELERKNGRSLSDAIKEATVNRTMAISMGALTTALGMIPLLSDLLFDQMAATIIGGLAAATVLSLFVMPALYKLFYRTEEKKTVSEAIKDAVIVLDAAPQTTNSGTPTSFNKEH is encoded by the coding sequence ATGAATCTAGCTGATTTCGCCATCAAACAACGTACCTTCATCCTGTTTTTCACTGCATTGAGTGTCATCGCAGGCCTATTTTCTTACTTTGATCTTGGCAAGCTCGAAGACCCAAGCTTTACCATCAAAACGGCCGTCGTAGTAACGCTCTATCCCGGCGCTTCTGCTGAAGAAGTTGAACAACAAGTAACGGACACCGTCGAGACCAAGCTTCAAGAAATGGCGTCATTAAACCGACTTCGTTCACTTTCTCGCCCCGGTATGTCGATGGTATTTGTTGACTTGAAAGAGTCATTAAACTCAAAACAACTGCCACAAGAGTGGGACTTACTGCGCCGAAAAGTTTCTGACGTGAAGCTATTACTGCCCTCGACTGCCCAGATAAGTGTCGTACAAGATGAGTTCTCTGAAGTGTATGGCATGCTTTTTTCAATACACAGTGATGCTGCATCACCAGTTGAGCTTCGCCGCTTTGCAGAAGAGTTACAACGACGCATTAAAACCGTTGATGGGATTAAGAAAGTCGAGTTACACGGTGTTCAACCTCGCGTCGTTCATATTGATATTCCAGATGAAAGACTGGCACAATACGGCCTGTCTATGGCACAGGTATGGAGCCAACTAAACACCCAAAACACCACATTTGATGCCGGTAAATTTGCCGCAGGTAGCGAGCGAATTCGAGTTCAGCAGTCGAGTGAATTTTCGTCGTTGGATGACATCAAAAACCTGATGATCAAAGGTGGCGTCAGTGAATTAGGAACCAGCTTAATCCGCTTAGGCGATATTGCAGACGTCACAATGGGCTACCAAGAGCCAATGGTGACAGAGAACCGTTACAACGGTGTACCTGCAGTCACATTAGCGATGAGCCCAGTCACCGGCGTTAACGTGGTATCACTTGGTGATGAAATCAATCAAATCGTCAGCGATTTTCAAGCGACTTTGCCATTGGGCGTTGACATCGCAACGGTAGCTAACCAGCCGGAAGAAGTTCAAAAATCAATCGACAACTTCGTAAGCAACTTGCTAGAGAGTGTCGCGATTGTATTCATTGTCCTGTCCATATTCATGGGGTTAAAAAGCGCAACTATTGTCGGCTCAAGCTTGCTGCTGACTATCTTGCTGACCCTTATCTACATGAACATGACTTCGATTGATTTACACCGAGTTTCACTAGGAACGTTCATTCTTGCGCTTGGCATGTTGGTGGATAACGCCATTGTCATCACCGATATGATGATTGTGAAAATAAACAAAGGCATCGACCGAACTAAAGCCGCTATTGACTCTGTTAAAGAGACAGCAACACCACTCTTTGGCGCGACAGTTATCGCTATCATGGGTGCAAGCCCTGTTATCTTTTCAAAAACGGATGCTGCTGAGTTCGCTAGCTCAGTATTCCTTATCATCGCCTCTTCACTATTACTGTCATGGCTAGTCGCAATGACGTTCACAGCCTTGATGTGTTGGTTCTTTATCAAGCCAACTAAGCAAGCTGACGACACCAAAGTGAGCTTATACCGTAAAAGCGTAAACTGGACAGTAGATAACCCACTTAAAGCACTTACGGGGCTTATTCCGCTGATTTTAGTGACGGCACTGGCTATCCCAAACATTGCCGTCAACTTTATTCCACAAGCCGACAGACCTATTCTGTTCCTAGATTACTGGCTACCAAATGGAGCCAAGGTTGAACAAACCTCAGAGGATATTAAACGCATCGAGCAATGGTTGTTAGAGCAGCCAGAAGTCGACAGTATTTCAACGTATGTTGGCGCCGGCGCTCCACGTTTCTCAGTAACCATTGAGCCAGAACCGTTTGACCCGGCTTACGGTCAGATATTAATTAACGCGACCGATTTCCCGTCACTCAGCCCGTTGATTGCACGTGGTGATAAATGGTTAATGGAAGAGTTTCCAAATGCAGACCCTCGCTTTATAAGCTTAAAATTGGCGACGGCGGATAAATTCAGTGTTGAAGCGCGTTTCTCCGGCCCAGATGTCGAGGTGCTTCACGGATTAGCAGAGCAAGCGAAAGCTATCTTTGCTCAACACCCAGACACCAAGTACGTTCGTGACGACTGGCGTCAAAAGAGCAAAGTGTTAGAACCGGTCATCAACCAAGACAAGATGCGCCTTGCAGGCATTAACCGTGCAGATATTGCATTCGCGATGAAACGCGTATCAGAAGGCATGCCGCTGGGTCGTATGAACTTAAACGACGAACTGGTGACAATTCAACTGCGAGGTACAGAAAGCTCTATTCAATCGCTAGAAACTTTGCCGGTTCGCTCTTTGTTGGGCATCCACAGCGTTCCACTTGGTCAAGTCATCGATGGATTTGAGCTTACCAGTGAAGAGACCATGATCTGGCGTCGTGACCGAGTGAAAACCATCACTGCACAAGCTGGCGTTGGTCGGTACACCACACCGGCAGCAGTAAGAAACTCCGTTAAAGAGCAAATTGAATCGATCTACCTTCCACACGGTTACCACTTGGAATGGGGTGGCGAATATTACGACGAGCACAAAGCCGTCAGCGATATTCTTAAGCAGCTACCTAAAGCAATGTTGTTAATGGTAATTATCCTGGTTGCGATGTTTAACGGCTTCAAACAGCCAGTGATTATCTTCACCACCCTACCGCTTGCGGCAACGGGTGCAACATTCAGCTTGTTACTGCTGGATAAACCGTTCGGCTTCATGGCGCTGATTGGCGCGGTAACCTTGACCGGTATGATCATCAAGAACGGTATTGTATTGATGGACCAAATTGAACTTGAACGTAAAAACGGTCGCTCACTATCTGATGCTATCAAAGAAGCAACCGTTAACCGTACTATGGCGATCTCAATGGGCGCACTCACCACAGCACTAGGCATGATCCCGCTGCTAAGTGACCTACTGTTTGACCAAATGGCGGCAACCATTATCGGTGGCTTGGCTGCAGCAACGGTATTGTCTTTGTTTGTAATGCCTGCGCTCTACAAGCTTTTCTATCGAACCGAAGAAAAGAAGACGGTATCAGAAGCCATCAAAGACGCCGTGATCGTGCTTGATGCAGCACCTCAGACTACAAACAGCGGCACTCCAACCTCATTCAACAAGGAGCACTAA
- a CDS encoding LysR family transcriptional regulator — translation MKIEDLKLFTTVVELGSFTAAANALDLPRANVSRRINDLEKSLGIQLFFRTTRSLSLTKSGELYYKELLNALSALDKANYVASNLSEVAHGQIKIGLLPETSDIMQSTLFKFQDMYPKVELDIRNISNGFVDMYRQGLDLAMHGGTLSDANVVARKVMVLQRIFVASPEFLKKQGTPSNLRELTNYPFVCFRWPSGDIDKQWDIKDHTIKVEPSVVSDSIGFVKGGVIRHRGIALLPELLVRQQLKDGSLINLFPDEDLQKEEAWLLYPQRKALSHSAQLLIDFLLQELPKL, via the coding sequence ATGAAAATCGAAGATCTTAAGTTATTTACCACTGTCGTCGAGCTGGGTAGTTTTACTGCCGCCGCCAACGCACTTGACCTTCCCCGTGCTAATGTTAGCCGTAGAATTAATGACCTTGAGAAGTCTCTCGGCATTCAACTGTTCTTTAGAACCACACGAAGCCTCTCCTTAACCAAATCTGGCGAGTTGTATTACAAAGAACTACTCAATGCATTAAGTGCGCTCGACAAAGCGAACTATGTCGCTTCCAACCTTTCAGAAGTTGCACACGGGCAAATTAAGATTGGTCTATTGCCTGAAACCAGCGACATCATGCAGTCGACTCTGTTTAAATTCCAAGATATGTACCCTAAGGTTGAGCTCGATATTCGCAATATTAGCAATGGCTTTGTCGACATGTACCGTCAAGGGTTAGACCTCGCGATGCATGGTGGTACGTTGAGTGACGCTAACGTGGTTGCCCGTAAAGTGATGGTTCTACAACGTATTTTTGTCGCGAGCCCTGAATTTCTAAAGAAACAAGGTACGCCCTCAAACCTAAGAGAACTCACCAATTACCCATTTGTTTGCTTTAGGTGGCCAAGTGGCGACATCGATAAACAATGGGACATCAAAGATCACACCATCAAAGTTGAACCTTCGGTTGTGAGCGACAGCATTGGCTTCGTGAAAGGCGGCGTAATTCGACATCGAGGCATCGCGTTGTTACCAGAACTATTGGTACGACAGCAACTCAAAGACGGTTCCTTGATTAACCTGTTCCCCGACGAGGATCTTCAAAAAGAAGAAGCATGGCTGCTCTACCCTCAACGTAAAGCATTAAGCCATTCAGCGCAGCTTTTGATTGATTTTTTATTACAAGAACTTCCAAAATTATAG
- a CDS encoding GumC family protein, whose translation MNNLKLRLLVILNAMWRQRYVIVLPILILPFVGFGVSKLAPTKYDAHTSMLIQETAKMNPFLEDIAVSTMLKDRLNALRTLLHSRHVLYSVADELQLTTPDMPEVEKQEIITDLSQRLSVTQLGKDFLKISLTSNTPNGMEQTLRSVSEHFIEQLLAPERSSIEDSSNFLKIHIDKRSAELEYAEEALAAYMNENVQSTPEVQSQSLNRLASLKQTLAEKEAELSGVEKSLGSIDQQLSRTNPVIGKLEDQIIDIRSDLTLLQAKYTDKHSAVQAKVRELDRLENERKSLLEVTQPTMNSDQLWDIASSTTLNKLSDTQPLLVTQLHSLQLVRARFESLTEETKSLRTMIFELEHKANNFGENAKEMYRLKRKVDIKRQLSDELTERYEMAQLTGSLGVFEQNKRVKIIDLPFTPSIKSNIPSFVFVLAGFVAGIGLGIGLAILFELFDSSIKRKDEIEEILGVPVITVIPKMG comes from the coding sequence ATGAATAATCTTAAGTTGCGCTTACTAGTCATCCTAAATGCCATGTGGCGCCAACGCTACGTTATTGTTCTACCAATCCTTATTTTGCCCTTTGTAGGCTTTGGGGTGAGCAAGTTGGCTCCGACCAAATATGACGCGCATACCAGTATGTTGATTCAAGAAACGGCCAAGATGAATCCATTCTTGGAAGACATCGCCGTTTCTACCATGCTCAAAGACCGACTTAACGCGTTGAGAACACTGCTTCACAGTCGACATGTACTTTACTCGGTCGCTGATGAACTGCAATTAACCACTCCAGATATGCCAGAGGTTGAGAAACAAGAGATCATTACTGACCTGTCTCAGCGTTTATCCGTTACTCAACTTGGAAAAGACTTTCTAAAGATAAGCTTAACGTCAAACACACCAAATGGAATGGAACAAACGCTTCGGTCGGTGAGTGAACATTTCATTGAACAATTGTTAGCGCCGGAACGTTCGTCAATTGAGGACTCAAGTAACTTCTTGAAAATCCATATAGACAAACGTAGTGCGGAACTTGAATACGCAGAAGAAGCGCTAGCCGCATACATGAACGAAAACGTCCAATCAACGCCTGAAGTGCAAAGCCAAAGCTTGAATCGCTTGGCGTCACTCAAACAAACACTGGCGGAAAAAGAGGCGGAATTATCGGGTGTTGAGAAAAGTTTAGGGTCAATCGACCAACAACTTTCACGAACCAACCCTGTGATAGGCAAATTAGAAGACCAAATCATCGACATTCGTAGCGACCTAACCTTGTTACAAGCAAAATACACGGACAAACACAGTGCTGTGCAAGCTAAAGTGCGAGAACTAGACAGACTTGAAAATGAACGAAAGAGTTTGCTTGAGGTAACCCAACCAACGATGAACAGCGACCAGCTTTGGGACATCGCGAGTAGTACGACACTGAACAAGCTTTCTGATACCCAACCTCTTTTGGTCACTCAACTACACAGCCTACAACTGGTTCGTGCTCGCTTTGAGTCTTTAACTGAAGAGACTAAAAGCCTTCGTACTATGATTTTCGAATTAGAACACAAGGCGAATAACTTCGGTGAGAATGCAAAAGAGATGTATCGCCTTAAACGTAAGGTAGACATCAAGCGCCAGCTATCCGATGAACTCACAGAGCGTTATGAAATGGCTCAACTAACGGGTTCGCTTGGTGTATTCGAGCAAAACAAGCGTGTGAAGATCATCGATTTGCCCTTCACTCCTAGTATCAAATCTAACATACCTTCTTTTGTGTTTGTTTTGGCTGGTTTCGTCGCAGGTATCGGCCTCGGAATTGGATTGGCGATATTGTTTGAGCTGTTTGACTCTTCAATCAAGCGTAAAGACGAAATCGAAGAGATCTTAGGTGTCCCTGTGATAACGGTAATACCTAAAATGGGCTAG